DNA sequence from the Podospora pseudocomata strain CBS 415.72m chromosome 2 map unlocalized CBS415.72m_2.2, whole genome shotgun sequence genome:
CGAAGAGCAAAATGTTATCAGTTCTCTCGTCAATGAGGAGGTTCCATGACAAGACATCGCCGTGGACCACTCCCAATTCAAGATTCAAGAAGTCGACTGTCTATTAGGAAAATGTAAATGTCAGTATCGACGGGTCCATATCCCTGAGCAGGGCCAGACTAACCTCTATCAGCTGGTGCAAGTATTTCAATTTGAATAGCCGTGTCTTGGAATCGTCGAGAGTGCCACCTGGTATGAAGTCGGTGGTAAAACCAACGATCTTCTCAACACCCTTGACTGTCTCGGTGACGAGGCGATCAAACGACACAATGTTCGGGTGAGTACCGCGAGCGTGCATGCCAATGATGCAGTTGACTTCCTCCCAAAAGGCCCCAATGTTGTTTTCGTAGACAAGATACTTGAAAGTCGCCTCTTTCGTATGACCTTCGGGGATATCGTAGGCTACGCGGTCGACCTGAAGTCCGAGTCGGTCCAGCTCAACAAGGTCGGAACGGCGGACTGAGGGTAGGGCCGGGGGGAACTGGTCCCTTGTCCAATAGCACGGAATCATGGTATAATCCTCTTCGACTTCGGAGCCTTGATCGATGAGTTCATTGCCGTCAGGGCTGACCTGGATCCAGACCGAATCCGATCGTATGGCTCCACTGTCGACAAATTTCGCCATGCTTTTGAATAcgacatcctcatcactggtATCCTCGTTCATGTATAATTTGATAGCGCGCCGCTGGTCAAAGTCGAAAACCAAGGCATATTGGCCTCTCGGTGTCCAGCTGGAC
Encoded proteins:
- a CDS encoding uncharacterized protein (EggNog:ENOG503P45X) produces the protein MTFFEHCDLDQRFTLSKSSWTPRGQYALVFDFDQRRAIKLYMNEDTSDEDVVFKSMAKFVDSGAIRSDSVWIQVSPDGNELIDQGSEVEEDYTMIPCYWTRDQFPPALPSVRRSDLVELDRLGLQVDRVAYDIPEGHTKEATFKYLVYENNIGAFWEEVNCIIGMHARGTHPNIVSFDRLVTETVKGVEKIVGFTTDFIPGGTLDDSKTRLFKLKYLHQLIETVDFLNLELGVVHGDVLSWNLLIDERTDNILLFDFNSAFPLGEKPEISDVDLVVVAMFDVITRSLGDVFDGESPYEIDGVQLLAADLWEKDPEVNLDADVFEFLRVLKAWVERRKAAEEDPETEEVARNPVEWPELPDPPLVDCSGVMEPRESEMRQRLIMAGQPYMAWQRPSSHDLSLPENKGKVLLATGEFV